The Eleutherodactylus coqui strain aEleCoq1 chromosome 10, aEleCoq1.hap1, whole genome shotgun sequence genome contains the following window.
ACTCCATGCCATGTAAAAGGTAACAAGGGAACTGTAGTGGGGTCTGTCTCCATGCCACATAAAAAGTGACAAGAGAACTGTAGTGGGGTCTGACTCCATGCCAAGTAAAAAGTAACAAGGGAACTGTAGTGGGGTCTGTCTCCATGTCATGTGAAAGActgataagggagatggaacagtacctctgtagcaccaccttttgggtggcagcattcttgcaaatcaatatcagaccctttatacaagtctttatgaCAATGATTGgggattgaaaaccaagccagaatctacATACAGTCAGCTGCTTTGGGGGTTTTGTCTctcattagtgtacagtaggatcctggcttggctagtgagatgcTTGTGATGcgagtcgggaggggtaacatctctcattaaggagagcacctggaaggtgagtgaagagactgccttccaataggtggcgctgcagaggtatccttccatctgccttatttgcatttttcccagagaagcaagcatggccttacaagtctcctcgctcaccttctaggtgctctcctaaggagagatgatacccttcccggcCCATGTGAAAGGCTCTAATGGAACTGCAATACAGGCTGCTTTAATGATGTGAAATACAAGGACTGCAGTGGGGTATCTCTCTGCCACAAACCCGTCTTTTCTATCTTATGTAACATGTTTTATTTCAAATCCCTTTCTTTGCAAATAATATATTTTGTGGTACAACTGAAACCGCCATCCTTGTGTAATATTCTTAGACTACATTCAAATCTTGCACAATGATTACCGTCACATCCTCTTTTTGTAATGCTGATCAGGAATGTAAAGGAAGTGAGTCCTGGATCTATAAGGGCCGACAATGCGGGATTCCTTGTAATTCCTCCCAGATTGTCTCACATGAGGTGATTGAATTATCTTTGCATCTCATTTTTCAGCACAAACCAACATTCGGGATGGAGAACATTTCTGCAAATTTCACCTCGTGTCAGCCTCAAACCATTAATCGCTTCATCCCGATCTTCCTGAGCTTCATCTTCTTCATTGGCTTCATGTTGAATTGTATTAGTTTGTGGATATTCTGGTTTCGGGTAAAACAATGGAATTCGACGGTGATTCTCCAGTTCAACCTGGCTATCTCCGATGCCATCATCACCCCGGCTGCTCCTCTGATCATCATCTACTCCTTGACCGACCACTGGACCTTCGGAACCTTCTTGTGCCAGTTCAAGGTCTTCCTTCTCAGCACTCACATGTACGGGAGTATCTATTTTCTTACTCTCATCAGTATTCACCGATATTTTACTGTTGCCCAGAATGTTAGAAGAAAGGCCTTGACCACCAAGCCGTTCATCACGAGGCTCTGCATCGCCGTCTGGGTTTGTCTTCTCCTACAAGGAATTCCGTTCTTTTTCGTTCTACAAACTTCTGAAGTTCATGGAGTCACCAAATGTCTCAGTTTCCACCAAACGGAACAAGcggttttattttttgtttggaaCTGGGTCATCCTCTTCTCGGGTCTCCTCCTTCCTTTCATGACTACCTTGGTCTGCTACAGTCTCCTGATTCGATATATGCTCAATGTCAATCCAATGAACACTCTCACGAATGTCATGGTCTCCAAGTCTGTACAGACCATATTTGTCTCTTTAGTCATCTTCATCATCTGCTATATTCCGGTCCACATCACCAGAACCATGGGGGTCACCATCATCTTGTTTTTCCCAACCATGTGCTCTTTACTGGAAGGCGTTGAGGTGGCCTACTACATCACATGGATGTTATCAGGAACCAACTGCTGTATGGACCCTATAATATACTGCTACGCCTCGGACAGGTTTAGGCTCACATTCACTAGCTGGTGGAGTTGTCTCAGCGGACATGGACAAGATGATAAAATGACCATGGACAATACTCAAAGTAACCCGCCAGAGTCAGCTTCAGAAAAGCATGGTCCACTGCCGACTGCCAGCACCACTGACACAGGTTTCTCGGTGTCAACTGGGGGTGAGAAATGATTGTAAAAAATCTGCTGCCCTCTTTCTTTTCGCCCACCTAAGAATCAAATGTTGGACTATTGGATACCggattaaccacttcaggaccgccGAACGCATATAAGCATCCTGTGGTtgtgaagggtgtatggagcgggctcaagATCGGAGTCCACTCCATACCtggcagctatcagctgtttctgacagtcaCCGCTAACTGTCACGATCAGAGCAGCTGACTGTTTAGAAGTCAAACCACACCCAATCGGATCCCCCTACAGCGTGCTTGCAAGGTGCCGATGGGCTGGCATGGAGAGATGCCTATCAAC
Protein-coding sequences here:
- the LOC136579664 gene encoding lysophosphatidic acid receptor 6-like, coding for MENISANFTSCQPQTINRFIPIFLSFIFFIGFMLNCISLWIFWFRVKQWNSTVILQFNLAISDAIITPAAPLIIIYSLTDHWTFGTFLCQFKVFLLSTHMYGSIYFLTLISIHRYFTVAQNVRRKALTTKPFITRLCIAVWVCLLLQGIPFFFVLQTSEVHGVTKCLSFHQTEQAVLFFVWNWVILFSGLLLPFMTTLVCYSLLIRYMLNVNPMNTLTNVMVSKSVQTIFVSLVIFIICYIPVHITRTMGVTIILFFPTMCSLLEGVEVAYYITWMLSGTNCCMDPIIYCYASDRFRLTFTSWWSCLSGHGQDDKMTMDNTQSNPPESASEKHGPLPTASTTDTGFSVSTGGEK